A portion of the Betta splendens chromosome 2, fBetSpl5.4, whole genome shotgun sequence genome contains these proteins:
- the LOC114842314 gene encoding nck-associated protein 5-like isoform X9 produces MELRDVCTVFLAFFRKNGSAGNREKLKMGMEETVRSLLQNQGILEQTAVDTVDIMQAYKDKLTEEVHKQHDGPAENGSPQAAQPLADADPDAGQAEEDGDKTKVLLERLKALEEKNSVLASENESQREQYERCLDEVANQVVQALLTQKDLREECLKLRTRVFDLEQQNRALSVLFQQRIKPASDLLLQKLHSRIMDLSAADLLLEPERSKAFLLSRNTDSPSNEVQLNGKAGLPVAKCLSQLSLAVPAPVYPRSSCSSSELSLSSACSEYSSGSYTWNDGRSCGKMASLTWEKRLSLGSSAPSNICASLEEQLPTRHKESHILEGLRKLQRRKHRSHSASAKVPKSGYKDCMNSNEGIYSLGIKSSSKGVSKPMHVGRIPAAGRKKFSYDSDDADDELAHSSRGDNIPTKDTWFYCTRRSHSISDSLCSWEGVQDNADGGDSSSGIAVTKQPSGYDSKERPEKLMSFINSLLPQGGRTSAFSKPIKLHLNPPDLEGPNHLGDVDDPEELNSESSDIQMPFTQPPEQAEKDSKRLSRDAAKLILQQCLGRDQVRTQSADGRPRPFSLIKEPRGAKCTQSEESILAIFDAEGEPIELCPQKLGSDTKAQGGQVGCAYAAPQDRPTRQRSGNAKNYAILESPEKPSEYQIGTGKTGNSREGSAERLSMQLTPQRKLIKPPNSRTNKGHCILPMNDSAGPKSSASKIPGRNKPLGSPLRLSKGSTTEPSISGNSGLSGQDKSPSSPSVKMSRFIKTSGNSSQSPKAVSSKLPNKAEWSRASNSPHLSRRTLEYADSGEQPTRDKHCETSKNKLRSPSPPPPPGRSTSLLIRPNYEGSPQAHKPAVAQPTTVRGPPPSYHTSLLPNMQSTLPIKDKDCLELDAGYGTALAPQKLVDKTSQHLQKSPAMTQTSTKGTSKRIITKDYLPSANSGCAPEPENAPNSSKNVPPPYSALRGSSIQISTHEIVHQTVQKTPISLPLSLQDPTHTKTEVQNGKTVVSPPNSAMMSPTSVEKASKTRIPMGFKAFLKSPPSHKNSPSIPGKQEKDHINSVSKETVTSNASTQCDSVQQVYNIDSPPKMSVTEGKGEAQCRLLEEEGHTAVLPQEGGVCNKGKRGSQLFSRSISVTTKPHLKPALGTNGAKARSQSFSANYIEKPNINGLDGPGKIRTQIITNSVERGNSLSRQSSLEVPSFGLAESPFHSPRTRLSHYGGMTCSNSHNILPERTIKSGSKGEGLQVTMKEETITSPSQKEVRNLLISDKIGLNNIHKTAKGVSNPQFQPPTSSCVHNTDNLTRDMGGIAASTNESDFSREVKTQTDSPNKPPDTEEKKISPTACTIEEKVMMGIEENVQKCQEQEKVAANEAKQKTGPSLANWFGLRKSKLPALSGKKADSPKGKEEKKELKIGSVLGGKQKKDKKKNDNQQRDSQEVQNLSEVNNKLSSIMDHCNNQMGQIASQIQCTTAFIGKDQFVKELLGRTALKGNCVAATPPGISTPRKHGEMKGDMEICSDTATLLVTQKINLKAENEEGHIPDSACQDHMIGSSCQMRTLDSGIGTFPLPDSVNRVASRHISACEPSPDGATTGSSELHRAAPQSSYPDPSQPDVKVPFLSKTRLRPPKSMGHSLSDPSVTCSSHIQDAQSRLPKLAASDVIRTKRLSLGSPCSIISTEETEAERQMNYKDHYMHSERALRVCTYSGSSSETETEREGTGSTLASPQRTLIHRAKRSDSADQNEETLKRSSVEKSLSIMDYYQHDVFHLEKETRRISQYNLLHEDAPLDGKAGDRLSKEIALEKTPVSGKQQVCLDFSLESLNKLNHSSGSLYQDTALGSHANAGRSVEDCCNEPSSSSFSGKAGADPVGSLSDSLYDSFSSCTSHGSNDV; encoded by the exons ATGGAGCTCAGGGATGTGTGCACAGTGTTCCTGGCGTTCTTCAGGAAAAACGGCAGCGCTGGAAATAGGGAGAAACTCAAGATGGG GATGGAAGAGACGGTGCGGTCGCTGCTGCAGAATCAGGGCATCCTGGAGCAGACCGCTGTGGACACAGTGGACATCATGCAGGCCTACAAG GATAAACTCACAGAGGAAGTGCACAAACAGCACGACGGCCCTGCAGAGAATGGCTCCCCACAGGCCGCTCAGCCACTGGCGGATGCTGATCCCGATGCCGGCCAAGCTGAAGAGGACGGGGACAAAACCAAAGTCCTGCTGGAGCGCCTCAAGGCCCTGGAG GAGAAGAATTCTGTCCTGGCCTCGGAGAACGAGAGCCAGAGGGAGCAGTATGAGCGCTGTCTAGACGAG GTTGCCAATCAAGTTGTGCAGGCGCTGCTAACCCAGAAG GATCTGAGAGAGGAATGTCTGAAGCTTCGGACCAGAGTGTTCGACCTCGAACAGCAGAATCGGGCTCTTAGCGTCTTGTTCCAGCAGAGAATCAAGCCTGCATcagacctgctcctccag AAACTCCACTCTCGCATCATGGATTTGTCTGCTGCAGATTTGCTTCTGGAGCCAGAGAGAAGCAAGGCCTTCCTGCTTTCCAGAAATACTGATTCACCTTCTAAT GAGGTTCAGCTGAATGGTAAAGCAGGTCTCCCTGTGGCCAAATGCCTAAGCCAGCTGAGCCTTGCGGTCCCAGCGCCCGTTTACCCGCGCAGCAGCTGTAGCAGTAGCGAGTTGTCTCTGTCAAGTGCATGTAGTGAATACTCCAGCGGCTCATACACGTGGAATGACGGACGCTCCTGTGGGAAAATG GCTTCTCTGACCTGGGAGAAGAGGCTGAGTTTGGGTTCGTCAGCCCCCAGTAATATCTGTGCCTcattggaggagcagctgcccACAAGGCACAAGGAGAGCCATATCCTAGAGGGACTGCGGAAACTccagaggaggaaacacagaAGCCACTCTGCTTCGGCCAAGGTCCCCAAGTCAGGCTACAAAGACTGCATGAACTCAAATGAGGGCATCTACTCCCTGGGGATCAAGAGCAGCAGTAAAGGGGTGTCCAAACCTATGCATGTGGGAAGAATTCCAGCTGCTGGACGCAAGAAGTTCTCCTACGATTCTGATGATGCAGATGATGAACTGGCACATTCCAGTCGTGGAGATAACATCCCCACCAAGGACACCTGGTTTTACTGTACGAGGCGCTCTCACAGTATCTCAGACAGTTTATGCAGCTGGGAAGGGGTACAGGACAATGCAGATGGAGGTGATAGTAGCTCAGGTATTGCAGTTACTAAACAACCATCTGGTTATGACTCTAAAGAGCGTCCTGAGAAACTCATGAGTTTCATTAACAGTCTTCTTCCTCAGGGGGGGCGGACATCAGCGTTTAGTAAACCAATCAAACTGCACTTAAATCCCCCTGATCTGGAGGGGCCCAATCACCTCGGTGATGTGGATGACCCAGAGGAGCTCAACTCTGAATCCAGTGACATTCAAATGCCCTTCACCCAGCCACCAGAGCAAGCTGAAAAAGACTCCAAGAGACTGTCTAGGGATGCTGCCAAGCTGATTTTACAACAGTGCTTGGGAAGGGATCAGGTTCGCACCCAGTCTGCTGATGGGAGGCCCAGGCCTTTCAGCTTAATTAAGGAACCCAGAGGGGCCAAATGTACTCAGTCTGAGGAAAGCATTTTGGCAATATTTGATGCAGAAGGAGAGCCTATTGAGCTTTGTCCACAAAAGCTTGGGTCAGATACCAAGGCTCAAGGTGGCCAGGTAGGTTGTGCTTATGCAGCGCCACAGGACAGGCCAACAAGGCAGAGGTCAGGAAATGCAAAAAACTACGCCATTCTTGAATCTCCAGAGAAGCCATCTGAATATCAAATAGGAACTGGCAAGACTGGCAACAGCAGAGAGGGCAGTGCAGAACGACTGTCAATGCAGTTGACACCACAAAGAAAACTAATAAAACCACCAAACAGTCGAACTAATAAAGGACATTGTATTCTTCCCATGAATGATTCTGCAGGTCCTAAATCCAGTGCTTCAAAGATACCTGGTCGGAACAAACCGTTAGGATCCCCACTGAGATTATCTAAAGGATCCACGACTGAACCAAGTATCAGTGGGAACTCAGGACTCTCAGGCCAAGATAAATCCCCCTCTTCTCCCTCAGTTAAAATGTCCAGGTTCATCAAGACATCAGGAAACAGCTCACAGAGCCCAAAGGCAGTCAGCTCCAAGCTTCCCAACAAGGCTGAATGGAGTAGGGCCTCTAATTCCCCTCACCTGTCAAGGAGAACCCTAGAGTATGCCGACAGTGGTGAACAGCCAACCAGAGACAAACACTGTGAaaccagcaaaaacaaactcaggtccccttctcctcccccgCCCCCAGGGCGCTCCACCTCCTTACTGATCAGACCAAATTATGAAGGGTCACCTCAAGCACATAAACCAGCAGTGGCTCAGCCAACCACTGTGAGAGGCCCTCCCCCAAGTTATCACACTTCACTTTTACCAAATATGCAAAGTACACTACCCATTAAGGATAAAGACTGTTTAGAGTTGGACGCAGGGTATGGGACTGCACTTGCACCTCAAAAACTGGTTGATAAAACCAGTCAGCACCTTCAGAAGTCCCCTGCCATGACACAGACATCTACTAAAGGCACTTCCAAGCGTATAATCACGAAAGACTACCTCCCTTCTGCTAACTCAGGGTGTGCTCCAGAACCTGAAAATGCACCTAACAGCTCCAAGAATGTTCCTCCTCCCTACAGTGCCCTCAGAGGGTCTTCAATTCAAATCTCTACCCATGAAATCGTCCACCAGACAGTACAGAAGACCCCAATTAGTTTGCCATTATCGCTTCAAGACCCCACTCATACTAAAACAGAGGTGCAAAATGGTAAAACTGTAGTCAGCCCACCCAACTCAGCTATGATGTCACCCACCTCAGTGGAAAAAGCCTCAAAGACTCGTATCCCAATGGGGtttaaagcatttttaaaaTCTCCCCCTAGCCATAAAAATAGTCCTTCTATACCGGGCAAGCAAGAAAAGGATCATATCAACTCGGTCTCCAAGGAGACAGTGACTTCAAATGCTTCTACACAATGTGACAGCGTGCAGCAAGTGTACAATATTGATTCACCACCCAAGATGTCCGTTACAGAGGGTAAAGGTGAGGCCCAGTGTAGGTTACTGGAAgaggaaggacacacagctgtaTTACCACAGGAGGGGGGTGTTTGCAATAAGGGGAAAAGAGGTAGTCAGCTTTTTTCAAGATCCATATCTGTTACTACTAAACCTCATCTAAAGCCTGCCTTGGGTACGAATGGGGCCAAAGCCCGTAGTCAGAGCTTTAGTGCCAATTACATAGAGAAACCCAACATTAATGGCCTTGACGGACCAGGCAAAATTAGAACCCAGATCATCACCAACTCGGTGGAAAGGGGCAACTCCCTGTCAAGACAAAGTTCTTTGGAGGTACCCAGCTTTGGGTTAGCTGAGAGCCCTTTTCACTCTCCTAGGACCAGGCTCAGCCACTATGGAGGCATGACATGCTCAAACAGTCACAATATCCTCCCTGAGAGAACCATTAAATCGGGTTCTAAAGGTGAGGGGTTGCAAGTTACAATGAAGGAAGAGACAATTACATCACCTTCTCAGAAAGAAGTGCGTAACTTACTCATCAGTGACAAGATCGGTTTGAACAACATTCATAAGACAGCAAAAGGTGTCTCTAATCCTCAGTTCCAGCCTCCAACCTCGTCTTGTGTCCATAACACCGACAACCTAACACGAGACATGGGAGGCATAGCAGCCAGTACTAATGAGTCAGACTTTAGCAGGGAAGTCAAAACCCAGACAGACTCTCCAAACAAACCCCCAGATACGGAGGAGAAAAAAATCAGCCCCACAGCCTGCACTATTGAAGAGAAGGTCATGATGGGAATCGAAGAGAATGTGCAGAAATGTCAAGAACAGGAGAAGGTCGCTGCCAACGAGGCCAAACAGAAGACAGGCCCCTCTCTGGCAAACTGGTTCGGCCTCCGTAAGAGCAAACTCCCGGCTCTGAGTGGGAAGAAAGCAGATTCCCCCAaggggaaagaggagaagaaagagctCAAGATTGGATCAGTGCTTGGTGGCAAGCAGAAGAAagataagaagaaaaatgataaccagcagagagacagtcaaGAGGTGCAGAATCTGTCTGAGGTGAACAACAAGCTGAGCTCCATCATGGACCACTGCAACAATCAGATGGGTCAAATTGCCAGTCAGATCCAGTGTACGACAGCCTTTATCGGCAAAGACCAGTTTGTCAAAGAACTTCTTGGCAG GACGGCGCTGAAGGGTAACTGTGTGGCCGCAACGCCGCCTGGGATCTCCACGCCGAGGAAACATGGCGAAATGAAGGGAGACATGGAGATCTGTTCAGATACTGCT ACCCTTTTGGTGACTCAGAAGATCAACCTGAAGGCTGAAAATGAAGAGGGACACATCCCAGATTCAGCTTGTCAAGATCACATGATTG GCTCCAGCTGTCAGATGAGAACCCTAGACAGCGGGATCGGCACCTTCCCTCTCCCTGATTCCGTCAACCGGGTCGCTAGTCGTCACATTTCTGCATGTGAACCCAGCCCCGATGGGGCGACCACTGGCTCCTCTGAGCTCCATCGGGCAGCTCCTCAGTCTTCCTACCCCGATCCCTCGCAACCTGATGTGAAAGTGCCTTTCCTCTCAAAAACCCGCCTACGTCCTCCTAAAAGCATGGGTCACTCCCTATCTGACCCctctgtgacctgcagcagccacattcAGGATGCCCAGAGCCGACTGCCCAAACTAGCAGCTTCAG ATGTTATCAGGACAAAGAGGTTGAGCCTGGGGTCCCCATGCAGCATCATCTCCACAGAGGAGACGGAAGCAGAGAGGCAGATGAACTACAAGGACCACTATATGCACAGT GAAAGAGCCCTGCGAGTGTGCACATATTCAGGAAGCAGCAGTGAAACAGAGACCGAACGTGAGGGAACCGGAAGCACTTTGGCCTCGCCACAGAGGACGCTGATCCACAGAGCCAAGAGGAGTGATTCAG CAGACCAGAATGAGGAGACCCTGAAGAGAAGCAGTGTGGAGAAATCCCTGTCAATCATGGACTACTACCAACACGATGTGTTTCATCTGGAGAAGGAGACCAGGAGGATTTCCCAGTACAATCTGCTGCACGAGGATGCGCCTCTGGATGGCAAAGCAGGAGACAGACTCAGT AAGGAGATTGCTCTGGAGAAGACGCCGGTCAGTGGAAAGCAGCAGGTCTGTCTCGACTTCTCTTTAGAGTCCCTGAACAAGCTGAATCACAGCAGCGGCAGCCTCTACCAGGACACAGCGCTGGGAAGCCACGCCAATGCTGGGAGGAGCGTGGAGGACTGCTGCAATGAgccgtcctcctccagcttctccggCAAAGCTGGGGCCGACCCTGTGGGCTCCCTGAGCGACTCGCTGTACgacagcttctcctcctgcaccaGCCACGGCTCCAACGACGTCTAG